In Humulus lupulus chromosome 6, drHumLupu1.1, whole genome shotgun sequence, a single genomic region encodes these proteins:
- the LOC133785657 gene encoding uncharacterized protein LOC133785657 has product MKKRKANNKIVSFVSENGRVEDDYLKVINHFIHHFQSFFGCSSADFGHIDSSLLNLGPILNLDDQIELIKPFSYQDVKTAMFSINAVKSPGKEVSNAVLEFFDTGYIPKSLNSTILTLIPKVTHPTNATEYRPIACCNTLYKCI; this is encoded by the exons ATGAAGAAAAGGAAAGCCAATAACAAAATTGTTTCTTTTGTTTCCGAAAATGGCAGAGTAGAAGATGATTACCTAAAGGTGATTAATCATTTTATTCATCACTTTCAATCTTTCTTTGGTTGTTCTAGTGCAGATTTTGGACATATAGACTCTTCACTTTTGAACTTAGGTCCGATACTGAATCTGGACGACCAAATAGAGCTGATTAAGCCTTTCTCTTATCAAGATGTCAAAACAGCCATGTTCAGTATAAATGCTGTTAAAAGTCCAG GGAAAGAGGTGTCTAATGCAGTGCTTGAGTTCTTTGACACAGGATATATCCCGAAATCTTTGAATAGTACTATTTTAACTCTTATTCCTAAAGTTACTCATCCTACAAATGCCACAGAGTATAGACCAATTGCTTGCTGTAATACTCTGTACAAATGCATCTAA
- the LOC133785658 gene encoding uncharacterized protein LOC133785658: MEISESLPKYISYINERGQVVDQLIDYEWLPTKCSQCKKLGHTTSSCKFVDGVVWRKKEAVTAPVAECSKHKKTASLSKPVQTPSAQTQSKEEDESQPEKLPKDQGFNIMSWNVRGLNKRNKQLSIVDICKLNKICIGALLETKIKGERIKEVMSSSFMGWDFYSILSLEGRILLIWKASYVKIEVIKDHVQFLHCQIWIWATGQSFCLTVVYGSNQLEARRVLWFELSALTFPVKPWLIVGDFNAVFDSADRIGGKVISIKEHQDGNKHIFSKLDRVFFNEDWLDSFPNVSAIANWEVVSDHCAIVLKHIPVQKEGLRPF; the protein is encoded by the exons ATGGAGATATCAGAATCACTACCTAAATACATTAGTTATATCAATGAGAGAGGTCAAGTAGTGGACCAATTGATTGACTATGAGTGGCTGCCTACGAAGTGTTCTCAATGTAAAAAGCTGGGGCATACAACTTCTTCTTGCAAATTTGTGGATGGAGTTGTTTGGAGAAAGAAGGAGGCTGTGACAGCACCTGTAGCAGAATGTTCTAAACATAAAAAGACTGCTAGTCTGTCGAAACCTGTCCAAACACCTTCAGCTCAGACTCAATCAAAGGAGGAAGATGAATCCCAACCTGAGAAGCTTCCAAAGGATCAAGG TTTCAACATAATGAGCTGGAATGTTAGAGGATTAAATAAGAGGAATAAGCAGTTATCCATTGTTGATATCTGCAAGTTGAATAAGATTTGTATTGGGGCTCTtttagaaactaaaataaaaggAGAGCGAATTAAGGAGGTTATGAGTTCAAGCTTTATGGGTTGGGACTTTTACAGTATTTTGAGCTTGGAGGGTAGAATTCTTTTAATTTGGAAGGCTAGCTATGTCAAAATAGAAGTAATAAAGGATCATGTTCAATTTCTTCACTGCCAGATTTGGATTTGGGCTACAGGCCAGTCTTTTTGTCTAACAGTAGTTTATGGCTCTAACCAGCTGGAGGCCAGGAGAGTTCTTTGGTTTGAGCTATCTGCTTTAACTTTCCCTGTTAAGCCTTGGTTAATAGTAGGAGATTTCAATGCTGTCTTTGACTCAGCAGATCGAATCGGTGGTAAGGTCATATCAATAAAAGAGCATCAAGATGGGAACAAACATATTTTTTCCAAGTTAGACAGAGTGTTTTTTAACGAAGATtggcttgattcatttcctaatGTCAGTGCCATAGCGAATTGGGAGGTAGTTTCAGATCATTGTGCTATAGTATTGAAGCATATTCCAGTCCAGAAAGAGGGATTGCGTCCATTTTGA